The following coding sequences lie in one Sorghum bicolor cultivar BTx623 chromosome 6, Sorghum_bicolor_NCBIv3, whole genome shotgun sequence genomic window:
- the LOC8072991 gene encoding probable protein phosphatase 2C 42 isoform X3 — MQLSCWRRRERWSGAPRARTSRSTRRVPMPSHQLWRSCARCPRCVSFLLASVHHVLNRGTTPGYQASLCMALAVPVTLKTTEEGGNERFDYAVSAMQGYRPNMEDAHAIVLNLDAATGTSFFGVYDGQGGPAVSKYCARHLHTELLRHESFRDNLQTAIERTFLRMDEMMKDRSAGWELSGYGGNDNWKAYRKALRWSLLLPFFCQKPAYPGPENDGCTVCVVLIRGNQIIVGNAGDSRCVLSRNNVAVNLSTDFKPSLPATGHAVTFSERKCHRVDDGIAIAISLGDLLYKDNKDLCPQQQAITAFPEELTQDDQFLIIACNGIWDCQTRHQAVDFIRTQSNTQVAYGMLKHGAQIAKFADKIRYKLSVEDQR, encoded by the exons ATGCAGCTGTCGTGCTGGCGTCGCCGCGAGCGGTGGTCTGGCGCCCCTCGTGCGCGCACTAGCCGCTCGACGCGACGAGTGCCAATGCCAAGCCATCAGCTTTGGCGCTCGTGTGCCCGATGCCCCCGCTGCGTCTCATTCCTACTCGCATCGGTGCACCATGTGCTGAATCGTGGGACCACACCAG GATATCAAGCTTCGCTATGCATGGCACTTGCTGTACCTGTGACACTAAAGACTACTGAGGAGGGTGGGAATGAAAGATTTGATTACGCGGTGTCAGCTATGCAAGGATACCGTCCAAATATGGAGGATGCT CATGCAATTGTCTTAAATCTTGATGCTGCAACTGGCACATCATTCTTTGGTGTTTATGATGGCCAGGGAG GACCTGCTGTTTCAAAGTATTGTGCGAGACACTTACACACAGAGCTTCTCAGACATGAAAGTTTCCGTGATAATCTCCAAACTGCAATTGAGAGAACGTTCTTAAG gatggatgagatgatgaaagacaggAGTGCAGGGTGGGAATTATCTGGGTATGGTGGTAATGACAATTGGAAAGCATATAGAAAGGCTCTGCGCTGGAGTCTACTTCTACCCTTCTTCTGTCAG AAGCCTGCCTATCCGGGGCCAGAAAATGATGGATGTACTGTGTGTGTGGTTCTCATTAGAGGCAACCAAATCATTGTGGGAAATGCTGGTGATTCTCGCTGTGTACTCTCAAGGAATAATGTG GCGGTTAATCTATCCACAGACTTTAAACCAAGCCTTCCAGCTACAGGACATGCGGTAACTTTTAGTGAGAGGAAATGCCATCGTGTTGATGATGGAATTGCAATTGCAATATCACTTG GTGACCTGCTGTACAAGGATAACAAGGATTTATGTCCCCAACAACAAGCAATTACTGCCTTTCCT GAAGAGTTAACTCAAGATGACCAGTTTCTTATCATAGCATGTAATGGAATCTG GGATTGCCAAACAAGGCACCAAGCTGTTGATTTTATAAGGACACAATCAAATACA CAGGTTGCGTATGGGATGCTGAAACATGGAGCCCAAATTGCGAAGTTTGCCGACAAGATACGT TACAAGCTATCTGTAGAAGATCAGAGGTGA
- the LOC8072991 gene encoding probable protein phosphatase 2C 42 isoform X5, with amino-acid sequence MQLSCWRRRERWSGAPRARTSRSTRRVPMPSHQLWRSCARCPRCVSFLLASVHHVLNRGTTPGYQASLCMALAVPVTLKTTEEGGNERFDYAVSAMQGYRPNMEDAHAIVLNLDAATGTSFFGVYDGQGGPAVSKYCARHLHTELLRHESFRDNLQTAIERTFLRMDEMMKDRSAGWELSGYGGNDNWKAYRKALRWSLLLPFFCQKPAYPGPENDGCTVCVVLIRGNQIIVGNAGDSRCVLSRNNVAVNLSTDFKPSLPATGHAVTFSERKCHRVDDGIAIAISLGDLLYKDNKDLCPQQQAITAFPEELTQDDQFLIIACNGIWDCQTRHQAVDFIRTQSNTYKLSVEDQR; translated from the exons ATGCAGCTGTCGTGCTGGCGTCGCCGCGAGCGGTGGTCTGGCGCCCCTCGTGCGCGCACTAGCCGCTCGACGCGACGAGTGCCAATGCCAAGCCATCAGCTTTGGCGCTCGTGTGCCCGATGCCCCCGCTGCGTCTCATTCCTACTCGCATCGGTGCACCATGTGCTGAATCGTGGGACCACACCAG GATATCAAGCTTCGCTATGCATGGCACTTGCTGTACCTGTGACACTAAAGACTACTGAGGAGGGTGGGAATGAAAGATTTGATTACGCGGTGTCAGCTATGCAAGGATACCGTCCAAATATGGAGGATGCT CATGCAATTGTCTTAAATCTTGATGCTGCAACTGGCACATCATTCTTTGGTGTTTATGATGGCCAGGGAG GACCTGCTGTTTCAAAGTATTGTGCGAGACACTTACACACAGAGCTTCTCAGACATGAAAGTTTCCGTGATAATCTCCAAACTGCAATTGAGAGAACGTTCTTAAG gatggatgagatgatgaaagacaggAGTGCAGGGTGGGAATTATCTGGGTATGGTGGTAATGACAATTGGAAAGCATATAGAAAGGCTCTGCGCTGGAGTCTACTTCTACCCTTCTTCTGTCAG AAGCCTGCCTATCCGGGGCCAGAAAATGATGGATGTACTGTGTGTGTGGTTCTCATTAGAGGCAACCAAATCATTGTGGGAAATGCTGGTGATTCTCGCTGTGTACTCTCAAGGAATAATGTG GCGGTTAATCTATCCACAGACTTTAAACCAAGCCTTCCAGCTACAGGACATGCGGTAACTTTTAGTGAGAGGAAATGCCATCGTGTTGATGATGGAATTGCAATTGCAATATCACTTG GTGACCTGCTGTACAAGGATAACAAGGATTTATGTCCCCAACAACAAGCAATTACTGCCTTTCCT GAAGAGTTAACTCAAGATGACCAGTTTCTTATCATAGCATGTAATGGAATCTG GGATTGCCAAACAAGGCACCAAGCTGTTGATTTTATAAGGACACAATCAAATACA TACAAGCTATCTGTAGAAGATCAGAGGTGA
- the LOC8072991 gene encoding probable protein phosphatase 2C 42 isoform X4, whose product MQLSCWRRRERWSGAPRARTSRSTRRVPMPSHQLWRSCARCPRCVSFLLASVHHVLNRGTTPGYQASLCMALAVPVTLKTTEEGGNERFDYAVSAMQGYRPNMEDAHAIVLNLDAATGTSFFGVYDGQGGPAVSKYCARHLHTELLRHESFRDNLQTAIERTFLRMDEMMKDRSAGWELSGYGGNDNWKAYRKALRWSLLLPFFCQKPAYPGPENDGCTVCVVLIRGNQIIVGNAGDSRCVLSRNNVAVNLSTDFKPSLPATGHAVTFSERKCHRVDDGIAIAISLGDLLYKDNKDLCPQQQAITAFPEELTQDDQFLIIACNGIWDCQTRHQAVDFIRTQSNTVAYGMLKHGAQIAKFADKIRYKLSVEDQR is encoded by the exons ATGCAGCTGTCGTGCTGGCGTCGCCGCGAGCGGTGGTCTGGCGCCCCTCGTGCGCGCACTAGCCGCTCGACGCGACGAGTGCCAATGCCAAGCCATCAGCTTTGGCGCTCGTGTGCCCGATGCCCCCGCTGCGTCTCATTCCTACTCGCATCGGTGCACCATGTGCTGAATCGTGGGACCACACCAG GATATCAAGCTTCGCTATGCATGGCACTTGCTGTACCTGTGACACTAAAGACTACTGAGGAGGGTGGGAATGAAAGATTTGATTACGCGGTGTCAGCTATGCAAGGATACCGTCCAAATATGGAGGATGCT CATGCAATTGTCTTAAATCTTGATGCTGCAACTGGCACATCATTCTTTGGTGTTTATGATGGCCAGGGAG GACCTGCTGTTTCAAAGTATTGTGCGAGACACTTACACACAGAGCTTCTCAGACATGAAAGTTTCCGTGATAATCTCCAAACTGCAATTGAGAGAACGTTCTTAAG gatggatgagatgatgaaagacaggAGTGCAGGGTGGGAATTATCTGGGTATGGTGGTAATGACAATTGGAAAGCATATAGAAAGGCTCTGCGCTGGAGTCTACTTCTACCCTTCTTCTGTCAG AAGCCTGCCTATCCGGGGCCAGAAAATGATGGATGTACTGTGTGTGTGGTTCTCATTAGAGGCAACCAAATCATTGTGGGAAATGCTGGTGATTCTCGCTGTGTACTCTCAAGGAATAATGTG GCGGTTAATCTATCCACAGACTTTAAACCAAGCCTTCCAGCTACAGGACATGCGGTAACTTTTAGTGAGAGGAAATGCCATCGTGTTGATGATGGAATTGCAATTGCAATATCACTTG GTGACCTGCTGTACAAGGATAACAAGGATTTATGTCCCCAACAACAAGCAATTACTGCCTTTCCT GAAGAGTTAACTCAAGATGACCAGTTTCTTATCATAGCATGTAATGGAATCTG GGATTGCCAAACAAGGCACCAAGCTGTTGATTTTATAAGGACACAATCAAATACA GTTGCGTATGGGATGCTGAAACATGGAGCCCAAATTGCGAAGTTTGCCGACAAGATACGT TACAAGCTATCTGTAGAAGATCAGAGGTGA
- the LOC8072991 gene encoding probable protein phosphatase 2C 42 isoform X1 — translation MQLSCWRRRERWSGAPRARTSRSTRRVPMPSHQLWRSCARCPRCVSFLLASVHHVLNRGTTPGYQASLCMALAVPVTLKTTEEGGNERFDYAVSAMQGYRPNMEDAHAIVLNLDAATGTSFFGVYDGQGGPAVSKYCARHLHTELLRHESFRDNLQTAIERTFLRMDEMMKDRSAGWELSGYGGNDNWKAYRKALRWSLLLPFFCQKPAYPGPENDGCTVCVVLIRGNQIIVGNAGDSRCVLSRNNVAVNLSTDFKPSLPATGHAVTFSERKCHRVDDGIAIAISLGDLLYKDNKDLCPQQQAITAFPEELTQDDQFLIIACNGIWDCQTRHQAVDFIRTQSNTQVAYGMLKHGAQIAKFADKIRNTVTFVLDGSNYDVWEQYMMVMAHLRFCTSYL, via the exons ATGCAGCTGTCGTGCTGGCGTCGCCGCGAGCGGTGGTCTGGCGCCCCTCGTGCGCGCACTAGCCGCTCGACGCGACGAGTGCCAATGCCAAGCCATCAGCTTTGGCGCTCGTGTGCCCGATGCCCCCGCTGCGTCTCATTCCTACTCGCATCGGTGCACCATGTGCTGAATCGTGGGACCACACCAG GATATCAAGCTTCGCTATGCATGGCACTTGCTGTACCTGTGACACTAAAGACTACTGAGGAGGGTGGGAATGAAAGATTTGATTACGCGGTGTCAGCTATGCAAGGATACCGTCCAAATATGGAGGATGCT CATGCAATTGTCTTAAATCTTGATGCTGCAACTGGCACATCATTCTTTGGTGTTTATGATGGCCAGGGAG GACCTGCTGTTTCAAAGTATTGTGCGAGACACTTACACACAGAGCTTCTCAGACATGAAAGTTTCCGTGATAATCTCCAAACTGCAATTGAGAGAACGTTCTTAAG gatggatgagatgatgaaagacaggAGTGCAGGGTGGGAATTATCTGGGTATGGTGGTAATGACAATTGGAAAGCATATAGAAAGGCTCTGCGCTGGAGTCTACTTCTACCCTTCTTCTGTCAG AAGCCTGCCTATCCGGGGCCAGAAAATGATGGATGTACTGTGTGTGTGGTTCTCATTAGAGGCAACCAAATCATTGTGGGAAATGCTGGTGATTCTCGCTGTGTACTCTCAAGGAATAATGTG GCGGTTAATCTATCCACAGACTTTAAACCAAGCCTTCCAGCTACAGGACATGCGGTAACTTTTAGTGAGAGGAAATGCCATCGTGTTGATGATGGAATTGCAATTGCAATATCACTTG GTGACCTGCTGTACAAGGATAACAAGGATTTATGTCCCCAACAACAAGCAATTACTGCCTTTCCT GAAGAGTTAACTCAAGATGACCAGTTTCTTATCATAGCATGTAATGGAATCTG GGATTGCCAAACAAGGCACCAAGCTGTTGATTTTATAAGGACACAATCAAATACA CAGGTTGCGTATGGGATGCTGAAACATGGAGCCCAAATTGCGAAGTTTGCCGACAAGATACGT AATACTGTCACATTTGTACTTGATGGAAGTAATTATGATGTATGGGAACAATACATGATGGTGATGGCTCACTTAAGATTTTG TACAAGCTATCTGTAG
- the LOC8072991 gene encoding probable protein phosphatase 2C 42 isoform X6 encodes MALAVPVTLKTTEEGGNERFDYAVSAMQGYRPNMEDAHAIVLNLDAATGTSFFGVYDGQGGPAVSKYCARHLHTELLRHESFRDNLQTAIERTFLRMDEMMKDRSAGWELSGYGGNDNWKAYRKALRWSLLLPFFCQKPAYPGPENDGCTVCVVLIRGNQIIVGNAGDSRCVLSRNNVAVNLSTDFKPSLPATGHAVTFSERKCHRVDDGIAIAISLGDLLYKDNKDLCPQQQAITAFPEELTQDDQFLIIACNGIWDCQTRHQAVDFIRTQSNTQVAYGMLKHGAQIAKFADKIRNTVTFVLDGSNYDVWEQYMMVMAHLRFCTSYL; translated from the exons ATGGCACTTGCTGTACCTGTGACACTAAAGACTACTGAGGAGGGTGGGAATGAAAGATTTGATTACGCGGTGTCAGCTATGCAAGGATACCGTCCAAATATGGAGGATGCT CATGCAATTGTCTTAAATCTTGATGCTGCAACTGGCACATCATTCTTTGGTGTTTATGATGGCCAGGGAG GACCTGCTGTTTCAAAGTATTGTGCGAGACACTTACACACAGAGCTTCTCAGACATGAAAGTTTCCGTGATAATCTCCAAACTGCAATTGAGAGAACGTTCTTAAG gatggatgagatgatgaaagacaggAGTGCAGGGTGGGAATTATCTGGGTATGGTGGTAATGACAATTGGAAAGCATATAGAAAGGCTCTGCGCTGGAGTCTACTTCTACCCTTCTTCTGTCAG AAGCCTGCCTATCCGGGGCCAGAAAATGATGGATGTACTGTGTGTGTGGTTCTCATTAGAGGCAACCAAATCATTGTGGGAAATGCTGGTGATTCTCGCTGTGTACTCTCAAGGAATAATGTG GCGGTTAATCTATCCACAGACTTTAAACCAAGCCTTCCAGCTACAGGACATGCGGTAACTTTTAGTGAGAGGAAATGCCATCGTGTTGATGATGGAATTGCAATTGCAATATCACTTG GTGACCTGCTGTACAAGGATAACAAGGATTTATGTCCCCAACAACAAGCAATTACTGCCTTTCCT GAAGAGTTAACTCAAGATGACCAGTTTCTTATCATAGCATGTAATGGAATCTG GGATTGCCAAACAAGGCACCAAGCTGTTGATTTTATAAGGACACAATCAAATACA CAGGTTGCGTATGGGATGCTGAAACATGGAGCCCAAATTGCGAAGTTTGCCGACAAGATACGT AATACTGTCACATTTGTACTTGATGGAAGTAATTATGATGTATGGGAACAATACATGATGGTGATGGCTCACTTAAGATTTTG TACAAGCTATCTGTAG
- the LOC8072991 gene encoding probable protein phosphatase 2C 42 isoform X2, producing MQLSCWRRRERWSGAPRARTSRSTRRVPMPSHQLWRSCARCPRCVSFLLASVHHVLNRGTTPGYQASLCMALAVPVTLKTTEEGGNERFDYAVSAMQGYRPNMEDAHAIVLNLDAATGTSFFGVYDGQGGPAVSKYCARHLHTELLRHESFRDNLQTAIERTFLRMDEMMKDRSAGWELSGYGGNDNWKAYRKALRWSLLLPFFCQKPAYPGPENDGCTVCVVLIRGNQIIVGNAGDSRCVLSRNNVAVNLSTDFKPSLPATGHAVTFSERKCHRVDDGIAIAISLGDLLYKDNKDLCPQQQAITAFPEELTQDDQFLIIACNGIWDCQTRHQAVDFIRTQSNTVAYGMLKHGAQIAKFADKIRNTVTFVLDGSNYDVWEQYMMVMAHLRFCTSYL from the exons ATGCAGCTGTCGTGCTGGCGTCGCCGCGAGCGGTGGTCTGGCGCCCCTCGTGCGCGCACTAGCCGCTCGACGCGACGAGTGCCAATGCCAAGCCATCAGCTTTGGCGCTCGTGTGCCCGATGCCCCCGCTGCGTCTCATTCCTACTCGCATCGGTGCACCATGTGCTGAATCGTGGGACCACACCAG GATATCAAGCTTCGCTATGCATGGCACTTGCTGTACCTGTGACACTAAAGACTACTGAGGAGGGTGGGAATGAAAGATTTGATTACGCGGTGTCAGCTATGCAAGGATACCGTCCAAATATGGAGGATGCT CATGCAATTGTCTTAAATCTTGATGCTGCAACTGGCACATCATTCTTTGGTGTTTATGATGGCCAGGGAG GACCTGCTGTTTCAAAGTATTGTGCGAGACACTTACACACAGAGCTTCTCAGACATGAAAGTTTCCGTGATAATCTCCAAACTGCAATTGAGAGAACGTTCTTAAG gatggatgagatgatgaaagacaggAGTGCAGGGTGGGAATTATCTGGGTATGGTGGTAATGACAATTGGAAAGCATATAGAAAGGCTCTGCGCTGGAGTCTACTTCTACCCTTCTTCTGTCAG AAGCCTGCCTATCCGGGGCCAGAAAATGATGGATGTACTGTGTGTGTGGTTCTCATTAGAGGCAACCAAATCATTGTGGGAAATGCTGGTGATTCTCGCTGTGTACTCTCAAGGAATAATGTG GCGGTTAATCTATCCACAGACTTTAAACCAAGCCTTCCAGCTACAGGACATGCGGTAACTTTTAGTGAGAGGAAATGCCATCGTGTTGATGATGGAATTGCAATTGCAATATCACTTG GTGACCTGCTGTACAAGGATAACAAGGATTTATGTCCCCAACAACAAGCAATTACTGCCTTTCCT GAAGAGTTAACTCAAGATGACCAGTTTCTTATCATAGCATGTAATGGAATCTG GGATTGCCAAACAAGGCACCAAGCTGTTGATTTTATAAGGACACAATCAAATACA GTTGCGTATGGGATGCTGAAACATGGAGCCCAAATTGCGAAGTTTGCCGACAAGATACGT AATACTGTCACATTTGTACTTGATGGAAGTAATTATGATGTATGGGAACAATACATGATGGTGATGGCTCACTTAAGATTTTG TACAAGCTATCTGTAG